Sequence from the Priestia megaterium genome:
ATAGTGCAGAAATTCGAAGAGCAATATCTTCAGAGAATCAAAACAGCTTGTGATTTATTTAAAGAGAAAATAGAGAATCAAGGGATTAAACATTTAAAATTTATATTCTTTTTATTGCCTTTTAAAGATGTTTCAGAAGTTCGTACGAAATTTTATAGAAAGTTAAAGGGTGGTTTTGATGAATAAAGAGCTCTCTGATAAAATTTGGAAAAAGGAAGAATTTATAAAAGATTATGAGTTACTTTTGTCAGAAGGGTTCAAAAAATCTTTTTCTTTATTTAAAGAAGATTCACAGTTATCTTTGCTGTCTTTAAAGCGTTTATTGGAAAGTGCAACGATATTTTCAACTACAGAAGAGAAAGAGTATAAAGAAGCAGCCTATAAAATAGCAATTAATTCATTATTATTATTTAAAGATAATCTTGAAAATTTACATGAATTAATAGAATTTATAATGTTAAGGTTGGGGAATTTTCCTGCAATTGATTTAATGAGCAAAAAAGGGTTAAAAAGCGATGCTCATGATAAAACCTTGCCTTTTCTTTCTGTTGTAGAGTCCATTCAAAAAACACAAGAAAATACCTTGCAAATAAAAGATAATAGTTTTAAATTAACTGATTTCCAAAAAGAATTATGGGGATATTTAGGGTTAGGTCTAACAGTTTCTTTAAGTGCGCCTACTTCAGCAGGGAAGTCTTTTATCTTACAAAATTTTATTATGGATAAACTAATTACTAATAATAGATTTAATGCTATTTATGTAGTCCCTTCTAGAGCTCTGATTACACAAGTTTCTAATACATTAATGAAATCCATGAAAGATAATAATTTAACCAATGTTTCAATAAGTACCGTTCCAAACATTTCAAAAGATAATCATTATGAAAAAGAAGTTTATGTATTGACCCAAGAGAGATTACAGATTTTGCTAAAAGATCATCCGGAAAAAGTTTTTGATCTTGTAATCGTGGATGAATCTCAGTTAATATCGGATGATGATAGAGGGGTTATTTTACAATTTGTATTAGAAAATTTATTAAATATCCATAAAGAGACTCAAATAATTTTTGCTTCTCCTCTTACAGAAAATCCACAGTTATTACCTAAAATTTTCGGGATTGAAAAGTTTAAAAGCATTAAGGAAGAAGAAAGTTCTGTTTCACAAAATTTAATATTTTTAAACGTAGAGAATAATCAAATACAATTAGAAACGCAAATCAATCAAAACAAGGTATTACTTGGAACAGAAACACTAAGCTTTAATGATAGAGAAGCGTCCTTGCTGTCAAAGATAGCAGTTCAATTTGGAATGGGGCATAATAATTTAGTTTACGCTGGTGGACAAGCAAAAAGTGAATTAATCGCAAAAGAAATTTCGAATTTGTTGACAGAAGAAACTGAAGATGAAACAATCTTACATTTTATTGATTTTATAAAAGATTATATCCATGAAGAATACGAACTGGTTCACTCATTAAAGAAAGGGGTAGCCTTTCATTACGGAAATATCCCTGCAATAATTAGATCAACAATAGAAGATTTATATAGTCAAGGTAAACTAAAGTATTTAGTTAGCACCAGCACTCTCCTACATGGAATTAATTTACCAATACAAAATTTATTTTTAGAAAACCCAACAAAAGGTTCTAAAAATACCTCTGAAGGAAGAAAGGACATTCCCATAGCCCCTTTAGAGTTTTGGAATTTAGCTGGAAGGGCAGGGAGGATGGGAATAGACTTTCAGGGGAATGTTTTTATTATAAATATAAAGGATTGGATAGAGAATCCTTTGAACAATCAATTAGATAAAAATGTTGAAATAAAGCCAGCATTTCAGAGACATTTGGTTGAAGATAGTAGTCAACTAATTTCTTTTATAAAAGATAAAGGTCATACTTCAGGTAACCCGGATTCTCAAGGTCTTGAAACAACCTTCGTTAAACTTTATACACATTTTTTGAGTGATACTTTAAATCAAACTTTTGATAACTTAGATTCCCCAGTTAGCGAAACTGTAAGGAATGATATAAGTAGTGCTCTTAAAGAAATGTATAAAGAACTTGAGATTCCGGGTTCGCTAGTGAGAAACAATATCTCTATTTCACCGTATAGGCAAGAACAAATGTTACAATACTTAATAAAAAAAATAGACAAAGAAGGTCCTACAAAATTTATTCCGTTGCATCCTTTAAGAGACTGGAAAGAGGTTTATGATAACTACCTTTGGACGTTCAAAAGAATTCATACAAATCTTCAAAAGATACCTGGTAAAGATCGTTCTCATTTTTACTTTGCTCCTTTAGCTATTAGGTGGATGAGGGGAGAATCATTTTCTGGACTAATCCAAGATGCCTATGATTTTAAAAATAAAAACATGAAAGGAACCCCAAATATATCTACAGTAATTAGAGAAGTAATGTCTAATATAGAAAAACAGTTAAGATTTCGATATGTAAAATATTTTAGTTGCTATTTAGATATCTTAAAATTTGCATTAGATCAAACAGGTAACTCATCATGGAAGGAGAATATCCCTAATATTTCATTATATTTAGAGTTGGGCGCTAGTTCTAGGACTATGATTAGCTTTATGGAATTAGGCTTGTCTAGGGCTACAGCAAGTATATTAACGATAGTAGTAAAGAACAATAATTTAAATACTGAAGATGTAAAGAAGTGGTTATCTAAAGTTGATTTAGAGAAATTGTCACTTCCACTTGTTTGCAAAGAAGAGATAATTAATTTGTTTATATATAATAAACTAACGCGACCTTAAATAAAGCGTATTTCAAATAGTTCATTTCATAGTTCTATCAAGTACTTTTGTTTGTTACATTACAAACTAATCAAAACTATCCCAATAGAGTAAACCCTATTGGGATAGTTCTGTTTTCACGAAATTGCTATAATTAGAGTGTCCCATATGACTTATCCCAAAATGGAGGTGGGAAAATGCGTAAAATAGGGTATTGTCGAGTAAGTTCATCAGATCAAAATCCTAAAAGACAAATTATACAGCTGCAAGAAATAGGCTGTGAAATTATTTATCAAGAACATACCTCTGGAGCTTCAACAAACCGTCCTGAATTACAAAAAATGTTAAGTGATTTGAAAGAAGATGACACTATTCATGTTACAGATTTGACCCGTATAACTAGAAGTACAAAAGATCTATTTGAGCTTATAGATTATATAAAGGAAAAGAGAGCTAACCTTAATTCTTTAAAGGATAATTGGCTTAACCTTTCGGAAAATAATCCTTATAGTCACTTTCTTATTACAGTAATGGCTGGTGTAAATCAATTGGAAAGAGATTTGATAAGGATGAGGCAAAGAGAAGGAATTGAGCTTGCTAAGGAAGAAGGAAAGTATCAGGGAAGATTGAGAAAATATCATGAAAAGCATGCTGGAATGAATTACGCAATAAAACTTTATAATGAAGGAAATATGACTGTAAAACAAATATGCGATATCACCAATGTATCTAGATCAGCTTTATATAGAAATATAAAAAATAATAAATCAAGTTTATTGAAATGATTTATTAAAAAACTTGTTATAAACACTTATAAGGGGAAACATGTTAACACTGTTTCCCTTATAAGCCTTTCATTTCTTAAGCTGTCTTTACTTCTAGTTAAGTACAATACTCGTCATTAAACCTAGATAAATACTTATAAGAAAACAGAATCCAAAAAAAACGGCTAATACGGGAATTGTTTTCTTATAAAAGCTAAGAAAAATCATAAAAAGAAACAGAATCCCAAAGGAAAAAGCAACTATCCCTTGTAATGAAGCTATTATTTCTAAATTGACTGGCGTTTTAATAGAGCTCCCAAGTAAATCTATAACCCACCTCGCTGCACCTTCAGATTTGACTGTAAGATTAATATCATGTGGTGGGGAAATGTGCCTAAAATTCCTGTGAAAAAGAAAACCACTAGGATACTTATGCACTCTGCTTTTACCCAAGGTTTGGGATAGGGGAAAAAGCCAATTGGTGGTTAGCTACTACTTGCAGTTTTCCTGTGCTGTAATTTACTTTTACGTCTTGTATATCTTTTAAAGTCTTTAGAATTTTTTCAATAGTAGCAGCACAAGCAGGACAATCCATTCCATATACTCGATATTCGTTTTTTTCTCCTGTTCCATCTGAAACATGTTCTTCCTCTTCAGATGCTGAACTGTAACTACAACAACTTGACTTAAGTTGTAGATGTTCTTCTTTAGTTAAGGCAATACTATCTGAGCTGCAGCAACTATCTATCTTTATTTCACTTGACGTGTTGCTGCTACAATAAGTTGATTGTTGTTCTTTAGGTTTTTCCTCAACTACCTTAGAGCTGCTTAAACTACAACAGCTTGATTTCTTCTGATAATCTTCCTCTTTTAATAAAGCAATACTATTTGAACTACAGCAACTATCGCTTTTCACTTCATTTTCTAATTTTGTTGAAGGGTTGCTACTGCAACAACTTATATTTGATTCATCTTGTTCATTTTTGTGTGCCATTTCTTCCAACTCCTCATATAGTAAGAAAAGCTTAAATCGTAATTTCTTCCTTCTCAGTAAACAGGACTTGAATCAACTGCTTAATATGTTCATCATTCAAAGAATAAAAAGCTAGTTTTCCTTCTTTACGGTAGCTTGCAATTCCCATATTACGAAGAAGTCTCAAATGATGAGAAGCTGTTGCTACTGTAGACCCAACAATATTAGCTACGTCACAAACACATAATTCTTCTCCCTTATACAAAGCAAGGACAAGCTTCAATCTTGTTTCATCTGCTAAAGCTTTTAAGGTCTTCGTTACACCTTGAGCTTTCTCAACATCTATAGAAGACTTAATACGATTAACTTTTTCTTCGTTATAACAATAAATATCGCAACGGTCTTTTGCCATAATTTCCTCCTTATATTCAAACATTCAAATGTGTATTTGTTTATAATGTATGCCATTTTCAAAGAGTGTTCAAATGTTTATTTGATTATTTTTTGAAACAAGAACTAAATTGATTATAAAAAAACATATGCTGGGTAACAGAGGATAGTTTAAGGTTGATGCAAAAAGGGGGAAAGACATGAAATGTCTTAAAGCATTGAAAGTATTTTATGTACTTTTAGCTGTAGTGGGAGCCATTCTAGCTATCGTTTCTTACTTTCAGCATTCACTTTACTTGAAGTCATTTGGCCTTGTTTTGTTAGGAGCATCGCTCATTTTTAATGGTTACGCTACTCATTTAGAGTGGAAAGGAAAAGGGCCCTTTCTATACATGGGCATAGGTCTAATAGTGATTGTGATAGCTATAGGTGGATTCACTGAGGCATGGTAACTATTAATGTTAATGAAGAAAAGTATATATAGTTAAACTATATATAGAATGTTTTAAATTCTAACATCTAAGAACAACCTAACTATCCTCATTTCTAATAAAGTTGTCTTTCCAAGTTTTATCTCTTATTTATGTAGTAGGTTCTTATTTAGCTGCTCGTTATATAACGAAAAGAAAAGCAATGAAAAAGAAATGAGCACAAACAGCATAAGATTTAAGCAATAAAAAAGGGCAAACCTTTTGGATTTGCTCTTTTTTATGAGTGGATACTCTTCTTTCTATTGAACATCTTTAAAACCTAGGTATGATTGCTTTTTCTTCGAATAGGTTAATTGTAAATACCAATATAGCCGAAAGGAAGTAACAGTTATGCATATAGAAATGAATTTGTTATTCACTATAGGTTCATTACTTGGCTTGTTAGTAGGTGGTGGCCTCCTTAAAATAGTAAGCTATGTAGTTCAGGGAAGGATCCAGTTTATGTATGCCATTTGTGGAGGAATATTATTAGGATTATTGTTCTTCGATATCCTTCCTTCTACTTGGCATATATACGACCTACAAGGAGTGCTATTAGGAATTGTTGTAGGATATATCATCATGCTATGTATTGACCTCTTTTTGCATAAACAAAATAGTGAAATTTCACCTTTACAGGCACTCATTTTATTAACAGTAGCTATATTCTTTCATAATGTAATTACTGGTATTACATTCGGTATAACCGATATACACCAGTCAACTTCTGTGTTTGTAGCCACCATTTTACACCAGATTCCAGAGGGCATGGCAATCATGACTGTTCTTTCTGTAGCAAAAGTACCGCAATTATTCTTTTTACTAATTATAATCTTCTTATCTCTATCCTTAGGTGGTAGTTTATTAATTGGAGAAAGCGTACAAGCTTCCTCACTTAAATTACAAGCTTTATCGACTGGGGGAGCAATCGGTACATTGTCCTTCGTTATCTTTCATGAAGTAATAGGCAAGGCTATAACTCATTTTAGACGTCTACATGTATGGATGCTTATAGGCTTAGGGGTATTAATTATTTACTTTTATCAGTATTCCCTTTCACTGTTTCACGGTCATTAAAGGGATTTTGTTATGAGTTGTTTTAAAAACGACAAGAATGATGGATATACCTTGTAGGTTGAACTTTTCCTTACTATTATAGAGTTAGTTACTAATATAATAGTAGGAAAGGGTGTCTTAGTTGCATAAAAAGTCTTTAGTTGTATTAATCATGTTAATAGTAAGCATAGTTTCTACAGCTTGTTCAAGTTCAAGTACAAGTGAAGAAACGGCTAGTAAGGAAAAAACAAATGCTACAGAGAAAGAGCATCAACAACATTCCGAACACGTTAGTGGTGACATTAGGGAAGAAACAGCAAGCAATGAAATCTTGCCTGAATTTTTAAAGAATAAATCAGAAGATATGCAGGTTATTTATGCAAGTGTTGCCCAAAATAAAGAACTATTAGAGAATATTCCATGCTATTGTGGATGTGGAGAATCGGCAGGACATAAAAATAACTATGATTGCTTTATCTATGAGAATAAAGAAAATGGAAAGGTAGTATGGGATGACCATGGAACAAAATGTGGGGTTTGTCTTGAAATTGCAGCACAGTCAGTTTCTGATTTAAAGTCAGGAAAATCAATCAAACAAATCCGTCAATCAATTGATGAAAAATATAAAAGTGGATATGCAAAACCAACACCTACTCCTGAAATTTAAGTTCGAGTTCCTCAATAATAAACAATATTATGATTTATCATAAAAGAATCCCCAGACAATATTGCTGCCTGGGGATTCTTTTATTCAGGTTTGTTATTTGCATTTGAATCTGGTGTGAAAGAAGGTTTATACCCCTTATATTTTACTGCTGTGACCATTCCGGCCGAAGCATGATGTAAATCATGACAGTGAAACATCCAGTTTCCAGGACTGTCAGCCTTGAATGCCACAACATATTCTTCACCTGGTTTAACATTCAGCGTATCTTTCATTAGTGGTGAACCTTCTATCGGCTTTCCGTTTTTACTCAACACTTGAAAGAAATGTCCATGTAAATGCATTGGATGATCAGCTGATTTAGATGTGTTTTTCAACGTTACTTTAACTACATCACCTTCTTTTACATTTAAAGGTTCAGTATTAGGATAGGTTCTATTGTTGATTGTATAAACCATACTATTGTCTTTCATAGCTGTACCAAGATTCATTTTATATTCAACGTCGTATTTACTATCAAGAGAAAATTCACTTTTTGTAGTTTTACCATATTTAGTGATATCTACATTTGGTATAGATTCTTCTGGATTTAGTTTATCATTAGCTTTCTTTGAGTTATCATAAACGATTTTAGCAACCATATTTTTAGTAGCATCGGTATCATCATGAGATTCAATATATGATGTACCAGGGTTGTTAGCTTTGAATACTAAATCGTATCGTTCACCTGGAGCAACTGTCACCGTTTGATCTTTTATAATAGCAGGATTGTTAATTGGTTGCCCATCTGTTGAGACAATTTTAAATTCATATCCATGTAAGTGTATCTTATGAGAGATATATCCTGCATTGACTAAGCGAATTTTTACTGTATCTCCTTCAGTAACTTTTAGGGTTTCCATATTATTTGCACTTTTTCCATTAATGGTATAAAGATCATACATGCTCATATCATCTTCCATATCCATATTCATATTCATTCCATCCATGCTTTCGGTTGAGTTATCTGTATCGTTCTTATTTTCTTCACTTGTCATGGATCCATGATCCATACCTTCCATGCTACTCTCACCGGACGAAATCCATTCATCTAAAACAAGTGTATAATCTTTATCTACTTTTTCTTCATTTTTTCCTTCTACAATCAGCGTTCCATATAAACCTTTGTCTATTTGATTGACGCTATCCTGATGTGAATGATACCAATATGTTCCCGGAACAGAAGCTGTAAATTCATAAATGAATGTTTTACCCGGCTGTACAGCATTCATAGTGACTCCAGGAATCCCATCTTGACTATTTGGAACAGGAAGTCCATGCCAGTGGATTGTTACAGGTTCAGATAATTCATTTTTTAAGTTGATTTTAACCTTATCTCCTTGTTTGACTCGAATTTGGGATCCAGGGACAGAACCATCATATGTCCAAACAGGTAATTTCGTTCCATTACCAAAATCATGTGTAGCTTCTTTAGCAGTTAGAGTGAATTCCTTTCCTGTCTTTACTTGTGTTGTTCGAGTAGAAGGGAATTTTTCTTTTTTACTTTGTTCTCCCTTGTTTGTATTATCCATGTTAGACATATCGTGATTGTTCCTGTCTTCTTCTTTCATGTTAGACATATCATGCCCTTTCATACTGTCTTCACTATTAGAGCAAGCAACTCCAATGACAACTAACAATGCTAAAATTAAAGTAAGCCATAACTTTTTCACTACAGCACCTCCATATTAATTTAAATATGTCTACAATGTAATTTATAATTGTGCAGAATGTTTGCAGATACTGTAAATAATTAATGGCTTACGAAATTTGTCTAAAGATAATTTTGAATTATTACCCAATCTGCACACTTTCTTCACATATTTTTTCTAAAATTTGTTGAAGGCTAAGTTAAAGGACGTGAAAACATGAATAGACTCTCATTAAAACTTGGCTTATTGTTTCTAGCTTTCATTCTATTGATTGAGGTTGGCTTATTTTTTTATCTATATACTGGGCTGGCTGGCACGAGAATTTCAGAGGAATTAGAAAGTTTAAGACTACGAGGGAACAGTCATCGTGAGGTATTAGAGAAACACCATGATTCTGCTCCCCTAAGCCATGTCGCTTTGATGGAATCAGAAGCAGAGACAGATGTAATTATTACAGATAAAGATGGAAAAATTATACGGACTTCTAGTCCTTTAGTAAAAGGAGCTAGAAAAGCTGTAGAACAATGGCAAGGCTATTCTCTTAGGTATAAAGGGGAAATTATGCAAGGGGATTGGAAAAACAAACCCTATATTGCAACTGCCTCTCCCATTAGAATAAACCAAAAAAACGTCGGAACTGTGTACATGTTTGAAAATACTAAAGATATACAAGATATGATAGCTAGGCTTCAACATCATTTTTATATAGTCGGAGTTATTTCAGTGTTATTTTCAATTATCACTGTTTTTGCGCTTTCTAAATTTATAACACTCCCTCTTATAAGAATGAAACAAGCAACTCAAAAGCTTAGTCAAGGAGATTTTTCTGTAAAGCTGGGTGCACATTCAAGAGATGAATTGGGCCAGTTAGGAACATCTATTCAAATCCTTGCTAATGAACTACATCGTTTAAAGGAAGAACGTAACGAATTTTTAAGTAGCATATCACATGAACTACAAACCCCTCTTATGTACTTAAAAGGGTATGCTGATGTAGCGAAACGCCAATCAAACAGTGAAATGGAAAGAAATAAATACCTTAATATCATTGAAGAGGAAGCTCAAAGGCTATCTCAACTAGTTAAAGATCTATTTCAACTTGCTCAACTTGATCAACATACATTTTTAATTCAAAAACAGAATGTAAAATTATACTCCTATTTACATCATATAACTCAGCATTTTGATCTGGCCTTAAAAGAAAAAGATATTCAACTACATTTAAATTGCCCACGAGAAATTGAGGCGAATATTGACCCTGAAAGATTCCAGCAAGTTGTTGTTAACTTATTAGATAATGCATTGAAGTATTCTGATAATGGATCCGAAATTTTAGTAATAGTGCGAGAACTACCTAAAAAAGTTACGATCACCTTTAAAGATCAAGGAGGAGGAATTCCTTCAAAAGATCTTCCCTATGTCTTTGATAAATTATATAGAGTAGAAAAATCACGATCAAGGAAAAGTGGGGGTTATGGTTTAGGATTATCTATTGTAAAAGAAATTGTGGAAGCTCATGGAGGAGAAGTCACAATAGAAAGTGGAGTAGGAAAAGGCACTATGGTTGAAATCTTGTTAAGAGAGGATGGTTAGAATGCCAACTATTTTGTTAGTTGATGACGAATTAAGGATGTTAGATTTACTTGAACTTTATCTTACTCCAAATGGTTTTACATGTATTAAATTTGATTCTGGAGTTGAAGCGTTAAACTATCTAGAAGAAGGAAATGAAGCTGATTTAATGCTTTTGGATATTATGATGCCCGATAAAGATGGATGGGAGATATGCCAGGAAGTTAGAAGTAGTTCCAAGATTCCAGTAATAATGCTAACCGCGCGTAATCAAACCGTTGATATAATAAAGGGTTTGAATACAGGAGCTGATGATTATATCGTTAAACCTTTTAGTGAAGGAGAACTGATTGCTCGTCTTAGAGCAGTATTAAGGAGAGCTTCAACGGAAAATCAGGAGATTAACTATAAAGGGTTATTATGGAGTCGAGAAAATCACCTGTTAAAATATGAAGATCAAGAAATACAAGTGACTCCAAAAGAGTTTAAATTAGTAGGATTACTCTTACAATACCCAAATAGAGTGTTTAGTCGTGAAGATTTATTAACCTCAGTATGGGGGTACGATGCTGAAATTGAAGGAAGAACAATTGATTCACATGTGCGAAATGTAAGAGATAAACTACGTAAAGCCAACTTTCCTGTAGATAACCACCTTCAAACTGTGTGGGGATTAGGCTATAAATGGGTAGACAGCAATTAGAGCAAGTTGTTGTTGAGTGGTTATCTACCAATGAACTTATAGCCATATTAATTAGTCTATCCCTTAACATAGTCATAAGTATTTTAGGCATTATACCTAGTATATTTCTTACGGCTGCAAACTTGAAAATATTTGGTTTTTGGGAAGGGACTGTCATTTCATTTTTTGGAGAAGTTATAGGAACTAGTGTATCTTTTTGGTTATATAAAAAGGGATTTAAATCATTTTTAAGAGACAAGACGCGAAATCATCCTAAACTAGATAAACTCTTATCAACTACAGGGAAAGATGCTTTTTTTCTAGTTATAGGTCTGCGTCTATTGCCTTTTATACCTTCCGGATTGGTTACATTCCTTGCTGCTGTTGGAAATATGAGCTTTTTAATATTCTTCTTAGCTAGTACTTTGGGAAAGATCCCTGCCATCGTCTTAGAATCCTATTCAACATATCAAGTAGTAAATCTAACGTTAGAAGGAAAATTAATTTTAGCTGGGGCAGCTCTGTTTTTAATTCTCTATACTGTAAGGCGTAAAAAATCTAACAAATAAAATATTATTGCTCCTTAGATTAACAGAACAATCCGAATGTATGGAGGATGTTCATGAAAAATAGACGGGAAAGAAGGCCATCTAATCAGCCGGATCGGTATACGAAACGATCAGTATTTGCTTTTGTTATGATTTGTTTATTCCTTATAGCCATATTAATTCTAAATCCAGCTTCAAGTAGTTATATTTATACCAACCCTCTAAATCAGTGGTTAAGAAGTTATCCGGCGGAATCCATGATGTACGTAATGGGGACTGAAAATAAGCATTTTAGACAAGTACTTCCAAAAGGGGTTGAGCCCCCTAACGTTTTATCCGTTACTGTTGAGATGTTTACAGGTATTCAGCCACAGCGAATCGCTACCCTTCTTTTAGATGAAGTCCCTGGTTTTAAAACGTTTGATACAAAAATAATAGTGGCAGGTGAAGGAACAAACTACAGCAACCTTCCTATCGAATCTTCTCCACCTATGGATGTGTTATTAAAAGAAAGAGAATTATCTAAAGAAAATCTACAGGAATTAGAAAAGACTGAACAAAGTACGGAACATAAACACGAAGAGCCTTCAAAGAGTACAGAAGGTAAGAAAGTAGCCTTCATTTATCATACACATAGCCGTGAATCTTTTTTGCCTTATTTAAAGGGAGAAGATAATCCAGATAACGCCCATGACTCTAAAGTGAATATTATGTTGGTAGGTAAAAAATTAGGTGAACAGTTAGAGCAAAAAGGAATTGGAACTGAAGTAAATACAACTGATGTAGTAAAAGAGTTAGAATCAAAAGGATTAGATTATCGTAGCTCCTATAAGATGACCAGAGAAATTTTACAAACATCTACTAATCAAAATAGAAATTTAACTTTCTTTTTTGACTTACATCGAGATTCTCAAAGAAGAGCTATTACAACAAAAGAAATTAAGGGTAAAGATTATGCCAGATTATTTTTTATTATTGGTACCGAATATAAGAATTATGAAAAAAACTTACAGTTCGCAAAAGGGTTAAATAATCTTTTGGAGAAGAATTATCCTGGCATATCTAGAGGTATATTTGAAAAAAATAAAAGTCAAGGAAATGGCGTGTACAATCAGGACTTATCAACACATTCCATTATTATAGAAGTTGGTGGAGTTGATAATACGATGGAAGAAATGTACCGGACAACAGATGCGTTAGCAGAAGTAATAGCAGAATATTACTGGCAAGCAGAAGCAGTAACAAATCAATAAATAGACAATCTTTCATAGAAATAAATTTTTAAACGAACCCCACAATATTTTCTGCCTTTTGTGGGGAATTTCTTAATTTTTTTAAAAAAAGGGCTTTTTACCCTTCACATAGGGTAGGGGGGTACCGTATAATGTAATTAAGAAAGGAGGAAATTAAATGGATGAATTAGAAAAAATCACTGACAATGATAGTTGTTGTTCTATAAATAATGAACGTAGAAGTCATCACTCTCCAGAAGTGAAGAAAAATCTAACCAGTAGATTGAATCGTATCGAAGGACAAATTCGAGGGATTAAAGGATTAATTGAGAAAGATACTTATTGTGACGATGTAATTACTCAAATTGCAGCTGTACAATCTGCTTTAAACGGTGTAAGTAAGATATTACTTGAAGGACACCTTAAACACTGTATAGTTGAGCGTGTTCAAGAAGGCGATAAAGAAGTAGTAGAT
This genomic interval carries:
- a CDS encoding sensor histidine kinase; protein product: MNRLSLKLGLLFLAFILLIEVGLFFYLYTGLAGTRISEELESLRLRGNSHREVLEKHHDSAPLSHVALMESEAETDVIITDKDGKIIRTSSPLVKGARKAVEQWQGYSLRYKGEIMQGDWKNKPYIATASPIRINQKNVGTVYMFENTKDIQDMIARLQHHFYIVGVISVLFSIITVFALSKFITLPLIRMKQATQKLSQGDFSVKLGAHSRDELGQLGTSIQILANELHRLKEERNEFLSSISHELQTPLMYLKGYADVAKRQSNSEMERNKYLNIIEEEAQRLSQLVKDLFQLAQLDQHTFLIQKQNVKLYSYLHHITQHFDLALKEKDIQLHLNCPREIEANIDPERFQQVVVNLLDNALKYSDNGSEILVIVRELPKKVTITFKDQGGGIPSKDLPYVFDKLYRVEKSRSRKSGGYGLGLSIVKEIVEAHGGEVTIESGVGKGTMVEILLREDG
- a CDS encoding response regulator transcription factor; the encoded protein is MPTILLVDDELRMLDLLELYLTPNGFTCIKFDSGVEALNYLEEGNEADLMLLDIMMPDKDGWEICQEVRSSSKIPVIMLTARNQTVDIIKGLNTGADDYIVKPFSEGELIARLRAVLRRASTENQEINYKGLLWSRENHLLKYEDQEIQVTPKEFKLVGLLLQYPNRVFSREDLLTSVWGYDAEIEGRTIDSHVRNVRDKLRKANFPVDNHLQTVWGLGYKWVDSN
- a CDS encoding TVP38/TMEM64 family protein — protein: MGRQQLEQVVVEWLSTNELIAILISLSLNIVISILGIIPSIFLTAANLKIFGFWEGTVISFFGEVIGTSVSFWLYKKGFKSFLRDKTRNHPKLDKLLSTTGKDAFFLVIGLRLLPFIPSGLVTFLAAVGNMSFLIFFLASTLGKIPAIVLESYSTYQVVNLTLEGKLILAGAALFLILYTVRRKKSNK
- the spoIIP gene encoding stage II sporulation protein P produces the protein MKNRRERRPSNQPDRYTKRSVFAFVMICLFLIAILILNPASSSYIYTNPLNQWLRSYPAESMMYVMGTENKHFRQVLPKGVEPPNVLSVTVEMFTGIQPQRIATLLLDEVPGFKTFDTKIIVAGEGTNYSNLPIESSPPMDVLLKERELSKENLQELEKTEQSTEHKHEEPSKSTEGKKVAFIYHTHSRESFLPYLKGEDNPDNAHDSKVNIMLVGKKLGEQLEQKGIGTEVNTTDVVKELESKGLDYRSSYKMTREILQTSTNQNRNLTFFFDLHRDSQRRAITTKEIKGKDYARLFFIIGTEYKNYEKNLQFAKGLNNLLEKNYPGISRGIFEKNKSQGNGVYNQDLSTHSIIIEVGGVDNTMEEMYRTTDALAEVIAEYYWQAEAVTNQ
- a CDS encoding metal-sensitive transcriptional regulator, with the translated sequence MDELEKITDNDSCCSINNERRSHHSPEVKKNLTSRLNRIEGQIRGIKGLIEKDTYCDDVITQIAAVQSALNGVSKILLEGHLKHCIVERVQEGDKEVVDELLTTIKRLMK